GAGGACTTCTCACCGCACCGTAAATCAGAACGGCCGACGCACCGAAAGAGCCGATGATCATGACCAGATCGGTGTCTTTCAGTATATTATAATTTGCCAAGGCCACCGCCGCGATACCCAGAAAAGCACCGATCCATGATACGAGCAGTTCGAAAGGACCGACACCCGGCGGACTTTTTGTCGTTCCCCTCATCTTTTTGAAATATTCCATGATCGCTTCTCTTTCCGGGCTAGACCGGAAGCGTGCAGGATGATCGGACGATATCGGTCCGGGTGACAATGCCTGTCAGCCTGTTGCCTTCACCGACAACCGGGATCCGGTTGATTTTTTTTCCAGTAAAGATTTTGGCAATTTCAAAAACCGGCGTGTTCTCACGTACCGTAATGGCAGGAGACGTCATGATGTCCGACGCTTTCTGTGTCCGCATCGGTACGGCAATGCATCCTTTATTTTTCAAACACTGCGCAATAACCCCCATGAAGGTTCCTTCCGTCTGGCCGCCCATTCCGGCAAAAAAATCCTTTTCGGAAATAATGCCGACAACTTTCTGATTGCTGTCAACAACCGGCACACCGGAAACGAGATGATGACTCAATTTGTCGGCCGCGTCTTCTAAGGGAGAATCTTTTTCAACATAAACAACCGCGCGGGTCATGATATCTCCGGCTGTAACCGCATGGGTCAAGCGCTCGATTGCATGTCGATAGGCTGAAAGGTATATTTCCTTAAAATCACGGGGCGTAATATCCAGATAGCCGTTAATATCCTTCATGGCCTTCAAGATATCTTCGTCCGATATGTCCAATATGCATGAATCCGTGGGTTGATTAATCATCTTTTTTTTCCAGTAATGTTGACGGTGGTTGAACAGGCAGTTAAACCCATTC
This genomic interval from Desulfobacterales bacterium contains the following:
- a CDS encoding CBS domain-containing protein — its product is MINQPTDSCILDISDEDILKAMKDINGYLDITPRDFKEIYLSAYRHAIERLTHAVTAGDIMTRAVVYVEKDSPLEDAADKLSHHLVSGVPVVDSNQKVVGIISEKDFFAGMGGQTEGTFMGVIAQCLKNKGCIAVPMRTQKASDIMTSPAITVRENTPVFEIAKIFTGKKINRIPVVGEGNRLTGIVTRTDIVRSSCTLPV